One genomic region from Streptomyces sp. NBC_01431 encodes:
- a CDS encoding alpha/beta hydrolase yields MAAVVLVHGLYHRPEHFALVAERLRIAGTEVLVPELHRGSLSADTAAVQAVIDSLPEPPTVLGHSYGGSVITGVRGAGHLVYLAAFVSDAGESAANLGGASLQLQDAIKPESDGSTSLHPDRAADVLYGGCPEPLAAWAVGLLRAQAPGCGRGIPEHHSWKHTSSTYIVCAQDLAIDPVLQRKMASRCTDVREWQTGHSPFVGQPDLVVGLLQELLAANTLRRPDEGVTRCVGTGDL; encoded by the coding sequence TTGGCCGCCGTGGTGCTCGTTCATGGCCTGTATCACCGTCCCGAACACTTCGCCCTGGTGGCAGAACGCCTACGGATCGCAGGAACCGAGGTCCTCGTTCCCGAGCTTCACCGAGGCTCATTGTCGGCTGACACAGCCGCAGTCCAGGCTGTCATCGACTCGCTACCTGAGCCTCCCACTGTGCTCGGTCACTCCTACGGAGGGTCAGTGATCACCGGGGTGCGCGGGGCGGGGCACTTGGTCTATCTGGCGGCCTTCGTGTCAGATGCCGGCGAGAGCGCGGCCAATCTGGGTGGCGCGTCCCTGCAGCTCCAGGACGCGATCAAGCCTGAGTCCGACGGATCGACCAGCCTGCACCCCGACCGGGCTGCTGACGTCCTTTACGGCGGCTGTCCCGAACCTCTCGCGGCCTGGGCGGTTGGTCTCCTGCGTGCCCAAGCCCCCGGCTGCGGACGAGGCATCCCAGAACACCACAGCTGGAAGCACACATCCTCCACTTACATCGTCTGCGCACAGGACCTGGCCATTGATCCGGTCCTGCAGCGGAAGATGGCCTCGCGCTGCACCGACGTGCGCGAGTGGCAGACGGGCCACTCCCCGTTCGTCGGACAGCCCGATCTCGTCGTTGGACTCTTGCAGGAACTGCTCGCCGCCAACACGTTGCGGCGACCCGATGAAGGCGTCACACGCTGTGTCGGAACCGGTGATCTGTGA
- a CDS encoding NAD(P)/FAD-dependent oxidoreductase: MRIGSAKSPELVAVIGVGILGASVGWNLSRHGAKVVFIDAGQPGEGVTNWSFSWANASNKTARKSYFDLNVAGMAAYRELARTIGPGSWWHPSGHLRWADDPAAEAKLLKTADLLAGWDYRAEVYTGAEVRRRLEPALTVPGDVPVVFYPDEAWVHGRHLVRHLVGQAVASGAELRSGIAVCDIGAGTDGSIRTVALSDGSRLDVNVVVNAAGPSASHVAGLVARHLPMRREPGVVTRISCAQVPVRRAMHAPHIEIRPDGDASVVLHSREIDALIDTGEDPAELAHRLHELARHVVPELGTSRIAQTRVADRPIPADGFPSVGAVPSIPGYYEAVSHSGITLGPVIGRLLASEILIGTRDEILADFRPERFLP, from the coding sequence GTGAGGATCGGGTCCGCAAAGTCGCCTGAACTTGTTGCTGTCATCGGAGTGGGCATCCTCGGGGCCAGCGTGGGCTGGAACCTCTCCCGGCACGGCGCCAAGGTGGTCTTCATTGATGCAGGACAGCCGGGCGAGGGCGTCACCAACTGGTCGTTCTCATGGGCCAACGCCAGCAACAAGACCGCACGCAAGTCCTACTTCGACCTGAACGTCGCGGGCATGGCAGCCTACCGTGAGCTCGCCAGGACCATCGGGCCAGGCTCCTGGTGGCATCCCAGCGGTCATCTGCGCTGGGCAGACGATCCAGCTGCGGAAGCGAAGCTCCTGAAGACTGCCGACCTGCTGGCTGGCTGGGACTACCGCGCCGAGGTGTACACGGGGGCCGAGGTGCGCCGCCGCCTCGAACCTGCTCTCACAGTGCCCGGCGACGTTCCAGTCGTCTTCTACCCCGACGAAGCCTGGGTGCACGGACGTCACCTCGTCCGCCACCTGGTCGGCCAGGCCGTCGCATCCGGCGCCGAACTCCGGTCCGGCATCGCGGTCTGTGACATCGGAGCCGGTACCGATGGGAGCATCCGGACAGTTGCTCTATCCGATGGGAGCCGACTCGACGTCAACGTCGTCGTGAACGCAGCAGGCCCCAGCGCCTCCCACGTCGCAGGGCTCGTTGCACGGCACTTGCCGATGCGCCGGGAACCCGGCGTCGTCACCCGGATCAGTTGTGCTCAGGTCCCGGTGCGCCGAGCCATGCACGCGCCTCACATCGAGATCCGTCCTGACGGAGACGCGTCGGTGGTCCTCCACAGCCGCGAGATCGACGCCCTCATCGACACCGGCGAAGATCCGGCGGAACTCGCACACCGGCTCCACGAACTGGCACGGCACGTCGTCCCCGAGCTCGGCACCTCCCGCATCGCACAGACACGGGTGGCCGACCGGCCCATCCCCGCCGATGGATTCCCCTCGGTGGGAGCGGTGCCGTCCATACCGGGCTACTACGAAGCCGTTTCCCACAGCGGCATCACGCTCGGGCCGGTAATCGGCCGGCTGCTTGCTTCGGAGATCCTCATCGGGACGAGAGATGAGATACTTGCGGACTTCCGCCCGGAGCGGTTCCTCCCGTGA
- a CDS encoding DUF6193 family natural product biosynthesis protein — MSNQTFEAEASAAWDGLLVQYRPPEAPDDWASRSMWPLVQAAASVPRLRSLYPWTSHSSLNFSLSQSFRDWGTEGFPGIHAGPGLYSVLAFPWRDNRVLLATADSTEAVTFVDQWFRDNAAGQEPGRRSEE; from the coding sequence ATGAGCAACCAGACCTTTGAGGCCGAGGCTTCAGCGGCGTGGGACGGGCTTCTGGTGCAATACCGGCCACCGGAGGCACCCGACGACTGGGCGTCGCGTTCGATGTGGCCTCTGGTCCAGGCGGCCGCTTCCGTGCCCCGGCTTCGCTCGCTGTATCCGTGGACCTCGCACAGCAGCCTGAATTTCTCCTTGTCACAAAGTTTTCGCGACTGGGGTACGGAGGGGTTCCCCGGCATCCATGCCGGGCCCGGTCTGTACTCCGTTCTGGCGTTTCCCTGGCGGGACAACCGTGTGCTGCTGGCGACCGCTGACTCCACTGAGGCGGTCACATTCGTGGATCAGTGGTTCCGTGACAACGCCGCCGGCCAGGAACCCGGGCGCCGAAGCGAGGAATGA
- a CDS encoding helix-turn-helix domain-containing protein translates to MSEPTRLKALETSGLLHPNPETVTSPLFAEGGFFLAHDKVQVKYEMLRAHVIEGWSVSATAAAHGYSRSAFYLVKSSFTRAGMTGLLDGRPGRHGPVKVTEDIVAFIRAAPAGVSGAELAGEVERIFGVLLHRRTVERIRRP, encoded by the coding sequence ATGAGCGAACCGACGAGGTTGAAGGCCCTGGAAACCTCCGGACTGCTGCACCCGAACCCGGAGACGGTCACCTCGCCGCTGTTCGCGGAGGGCGGCTTCTTCCTGGCCCACGACAAGGTCCAGGTCAAGTACGAGATGCTCCGTGCGCATGTGATCGAGGGCTGGAGCGTGAGCGCCACAGCGGCGGCCCACGGCTATTCACGTTCGGCGTTCTACCTGGTCAAGTCGTCCTTCACCCGGGCGGGCATGACGGGTCTGCTGGACGGGCGGCCGGGACGGCACGGCCCGGTCAAGGTCACCGAGGACATCGTGGCCTTCATCCGGGCGGCGCCCGCGGGTGTCTCGGGTGCGGAATTGGCCGGCGAGGTGGAACGAATCTTCGGTGTGCTGCTGCACCGGCGCACGGTGGAACGGATCCGGCGGCCATGA